The following are encoded together in the Bos mutus isolate GX-2022 chromosome 3, NWIPB_WYAK_1.1, whole genome shotgun sequence genome:
- the LOC102286613 gene encoding olfactory receptor 2A12 translates to MQETNQSSVTEFILLGFSFSPKTTPLFFSAFLTTYLLIILGNGLIIILISLDSHLHTPMYFFIVTLSTLDLGYATTTMPQMLAHLASQKKTISFASCVAQMYIFLVLGVTESWLFAIMSIDRYVAICHPLRYKVIMSPWLCRVMVLFCGLWGVVSALVYTVFAMRLPYCGPNKINHFFCEVPAVLKLACADTSVNDQVDFILGFSVILVPLSLILVIYINIFIAILRIRSAQGRLKAFSTCASHITVVTVFCVPAMVMYMKPGSEASPEEDKKLALFYNVISAFLNPIIYSLRNKDVKRAFLKVMGWRRAPE, encoded by the coding sequence ATGCAAGAGACTAATCAGTCTTCTGTGACTGAATTCATCCTTCTGGGTTTCTCCTTCAGCCCCAAAACCACTCCTCTATTTTTCTCAGCCTTCCTGACAACCTACCTGTTGATCATTCTGGGCAATGGTTTAATCATCATCCTCATCTCCCTGGACTCGCACCTCCACACACCCATGTACTTCTTCATTGTCACACTTTCCACGTTAGATCTGGGCTATGCCACCACAACTATGCCCCAGATGTTGGCACATCTGGCAAGCCAGAAGAAGACCATCTCTTTTGCCAGCTGTGTGGCCCAAATGTACATTTTCTTGGTGTTAGGTGTTACTGAGTCCTGGCTCTTTGCCATCATGTCTATAGACAGGtatgtggccatctgccaccCACTCAGGTACAAGGTCATCATGAGTCCATGGCTGTGTAGGGTAATGGTCTTGTTCTGTGGACTCTGGGGTGTCGTCTCAGCTCTTGTCTACACTGTTTTTGCCATGCGTCTGCCCTACTGTGGTCCCAACAAAATCAACCACTTCTTTTGTGAAGTCCCTGCTGTCTTGAAGCTGGCTTGTGCAGACACCTCAGTCAATGACCAGGTAGACTTCATTCTTGGTTTTAGTGTCATCCTGGTTCCACTTTCTCTCATCCTCGTCATTTACATCAATATCTTCATTGCCATCTTAAGGATTCGTTCAGCCCAGGGGCGGCTgaaggccttctccacctgtgcctcCCACATCACTGTGGTCACCGTGTTCTGTGTGCCAGCCATGGTCATGTACATGAAGCCTGGCTCAGAGGCCTCCCCAGAAGAGGACAAGAAGCTGGCCCTGTTCTACAATGTCATCTCTGCCTTCCTCAACCCCATCATCTACAGCCTCCGGAACAAAGATGTGAAGAGGGCTTTCCTCAAGGTGATGGGCTGGCGCAGAGCCCCAGAATGA